The following DNA comes from Alnus glutinosa chromosome 6, dhAlnGlut1.1, whole genome shotgun sequence.
atcatttcttctaaaaaattatttcgttgaaaatgttttacaacGGAAAATATATTACGTCAAAAAAAAAACGgagcaaaaaatgaaaatattttacggaaattaaagaaggttttcttggtcaaatgaaaatgttttcaatttgaCCACTATTTTCAGTCTTACCAAACATTGCAAAATAGGACGTTatccaaaaaacattttacatcaaaacaaatggAGCTTTAACCTTTCAAGAAGTTTTGCCTCACATGCCAGGTTCAAAGGTTTAGGGTCCGTTggggttttcaatttcaaaaagtgtgatttaaaaataatgattttaaaatgtgctattttaaaaaatgattttttaaaaacgcagttaagcgtttggcaaaatcgcagtttgacctttaaaatcgtaaattagtttttaaaattctgcgttttcaaaaaagcactccCTTggctgtgatttgaaaaagtaattttctgcgttttcaaatctcaatttttaaaagcGCAATTTctaaacgatttattttctgcgatttggtttaaaatcatattttttgtctatgaaatcgcaatctccAACACACCCTTACTCTTATTGCTTTCCGGGACCAGATCTTGATCATCGTCGGGTTGTTGGGAGAGGTGAATTTTCACAATTCTGTTCACAGATTCTTGATCCATTCATTTCACTGTAAATACCGCAAAAAAAGTGCCATTggaaaaagcatttaaatggaAGTTCGATTATCAATGTGAAGAAGTAGCTTCTGGCCATCAATTAAATAGAGTTCTTGCACTGGATGAGAATTAATCAACCAGGCCATTTACATTAACTACGTATGAAGAAAATAGGATAACGAGCATAATTATCAATCACTCCCTCTGATCACTTGAAAAAGTGGATcgcaaaaaagaaatgaaaatttctggAATTTACATATTACAACCtatttcctcttctcctccttggtcatttggaaaattaaataaagtaaaataaaaaggagagaTGGGGTGGGGATGCCAATTACTCTAAACTACACCTTGTACATCAGCTAAcaagttatatttttaattacacCCATTCCTAAATTACACCCATTCCTAAGGTATCCAACAAAATACTGTTAAGTAACATATCCGTAGTTCAAGCAGCCCCATTGGTGCTGTTCTCCCATTGATTAACAAGTAGAGCGTATCCTTCAGCAGAACCAACAGCAAATTCTGTGAGTGAGCTCATAGCAACTGACATTCCAGCACAAAGCACCCTTATTGCAACTTCAGCCATTTTCTCTGCAGTCATTATTACCTCTTCTACCTGACCAACCTCCACCATTTTCATATTCCCACCGGATTCCTCCAGTAATCCACTTCCGTATCTCTTTGACCCAACTGGTGCACGATGAGAATCCTCTCTTACCTGTTGAGTGTAGAGAGATCCCATCCCAGCCGCGAAAAAGTCTAGTCCGTCAAGCACTGGCATTTCAAGGATTGCATCAAGAAACTTGGACCATTGGATGCAAAGTCCAAATATTGGAAGGGTTCCACTGGACCGGGGAGGAGAGCAAAGTACTTGGGAAGTGTTGGGATCGGACTGGACACACCGGAGGAGCCAGCCAGTCAGTGCATGCACATAGGATCGTTGAGAAGTGATCCATGACTCGAAACAGGCTCGCCAATTCCTGAGTTCTGTCTCAAGATTGGCAGCTGAACGGGCTGCCCTCTGTGGCTCGGTTATTGACATGGAGGAGTGTCTTTTGCCGTCCAGTTTTGAAGGCATTCCGGCTAGTAAAAGCTTCGCTTCATCTAGTGTCCGCTTCTGTGACTGATGGCACTCTGCCATTACTTTCCACATCCTTGCCAGCCTGTTGTTTACCAATATACATACATCTTATcagaaatattaaaaagaaacatGTTCTTCTGGAATAGAATGCTTATATTTGGGTTAATAATGGACAATTTTACAATGGGAATGTCAATatgcagaatttaaaaatgtTGGATTCTCAGTATAAATTGAATACCTAGGAGTGGTAAACTAGGAGTGAAAGGAGTTAataaaaatgttgaattttagTATACCCCTTGAACAATGGTAGCACACATGTTACACACTGCAATTTAAACAAGATTATTGCCTGATCAAAGCTTCAGGATCATAATCAGCAAATAATGTGAAAAATTTCTTCTCATCCACCAATTTTTCGTAGTATATATCCAATGGCAATGCTATAAGTTAGCAAGAGTTTATAAAATAACTTATAGGGATTCAAGAATGAATCACTTTGGGGCGGAGAAATTAAAATTGAAGTTGACAGAGCGTAGGAAAAAAGCCTAagtaaaaatcacaaaattatttCATCAAATCATCatgaataaaaaatgtttatattTCTGTAATATGTGTGCAGAATTTAATATCTGAATTTACGCAGATATGTCACACAAGGAGGATGTCTTAATCCAAGGGATGTGAAGGCTCTGCTGTGCTTTACAAGGAATTTGATTGTTCATATCATCAACCAACAAGAAGAGGCCTTTGATACAAAATAGGAGCCATCACTGTGAATTATGATACAAAATAGGAGCCATCACTGTGAATTATGATACATGAATTTGATTGTACATATCATCAACCAACAAGAAGAGGCCTTTGATACAAATAGGAGCCATCACTGTGAATTATGATACATGAATAATCTTTAGAGTTTCACAAATGCAAGTAATTTTGTTTGTCACTGTTGTTTGTGATAATGACTGGCATTTTCTATAAATTCATGATAATTTCAGCAAACACATGATATATAGAACACAAGGAGCAATTATTGGTATCTCCAAAATGCTAAACGGTCTCTCCACATAGCAGGGAAGAATGTCATATCGTACAAAAAATGATAATGAGATGTTGAGTGACATACCCTTTTGCTAATTCAAGAAGTTGAGGCTGCAATTCTTCATCCCTTAATGTTTCGATCCTTTTTGAAACTGCTTCAATAGAGTGTATTGAAACCTTTATCTGGGTATGCAGATCTCTAATGGCTGCCCTTGTTTTATCAACTGCAGAGGGGTCATCTCCTTTCACGTCTTGGTTCCTGAGTTGCTTGCATTTCTTCTCATAGGAAATTCGAACCCGTTCTCCAGACTGTTAGTGAAGGTAACAAACACAGTGGTCAGGTTCCCATTGTTGCTCCAAGAACATAATTATTGACATGGTGAACTATTTGCTTTCCAACAattcttgaaaaaaaacaaaagaaaactatttttaatgaaaaagtgaTTGAGAGAGTTGAACAGTTTCCCCAATGAAGCAATTTCAATCTGGTAAAAAGTCAGAAAAGATTCCGAGTTGAAAGAGAAATTGCTAAATATCATTCCAAATTCAGGTTTGGCTTCTGGTTTCTTCTTGCTTTATTTCATTCAAGGGATTACActataacattattttttcttgAGTTAGTTAGATGTTCCACCTTTCTTCAGATCATCTTGAAGATTAGGTTGAGAAAAATAGTAGCCTTATGTATGAATTTCAGAACAATTATTCATTTTGGGGTTCAAGTTAATAAGCACACTCAAACAGTAGGTGTCAAATCATGTCTTCCACCGATTGGGCATATTCGCAACTGAAGTGATTTCTACAGGAGGCATATAGCACCTGCTTACTAATTTAGAGAATGTACAAATATAGGACAATTTTGTACGTTGAAATGAAGTATTGTTGAAGTGGGGTATTTTGCACATGTTTCATCTCATAAAATGTCATCTCAAGAGTCAGAAACTTAGTGACTGTTGAAAGTTTTGGTGGGAGGTTAAAAGTATTACCTTTACTTCCTCATAGAGTTTCTTCTCCCAGGCAAATAATCTGTCCAATGTAGATTGGTGACTGCCTGAATACATGCAGGGTTCTTCTGAGAGGTCACTACTGCTTTCATAACCTTCATCTCTAGAGCTCGAAGAATTAACTAAAAATCTTGATGAGGAAGAGCGAGATGAAGCTGATCGGAACAAAGCTACTGGGTTCAACATTTTCATGGctgcaaaaaaagaaagaaagaaatactcTAAGCTCCTATCCTGAGAATTTGAGGAAACATAAAGCAAAACCAGTAAAAGgtataatattttgttgaagattCTGCTACTACAAGTGCATTTTGGCATTCAAGAAAGCAATTGAGACTATCCATATAaagcaaaaccaaaagaaattataatatttaataatgATTCACCTATTCCATGAGAATTTTAGGCTTACAAGAAATTAATTAGAACTAATacaattgttagaatattaattaaacaattaaattgacaatttcTTATAAGCTTAAGTTTTTTTGACAACTGGTGATTTAATATAGAATCAGAGCAGAAGTCCTAAATTCAAATAGTGTCTCTGTAAGTCACCTCCAATTTCAGTTAAATCTTCCACATGCcaaaaagaatattaaatattctacatgttAGGCATCACTTAGGGCATCACTTAGAAAAAGTTTGAAACCACACATGAGGGGGATGATTACaagattaattaaatgattaaattcaccatttcctataagcttaagcttttgggacaactAGTGATTTAATAACAATAAGCTTATATCTATCTACTTACTCTATAGCTACATTTGGAACCACAATATCTCCTAGCTTGCCAATTGCAAACATCCCTGTAACAAACTACTAAAGACTTGCTGATATATTAGATTGCAAATGGAAAAAAGATGGGCATGGATGCAAAGGGCTAGACAGGAATCTCAACAAATTACAGGCAGAGTAAAGAAGAATATTTCAGCCACTATTTCTTTCATACCTGTTATTTCATTCGAGGTTGATGCATACTGAGCTCTGCTAGCCTCTAATAATGCCGAAACCTCATTGGCTGAATTGCAAATAATCATGAATTGAGTTTCAAGATCCTTGACAACTTCTGCCATGCTTGTTGGCCTCTGATTAACATAAACAGTAAAACCTGGTGTTTCTTCCTTGGCTTCTTCTTGATCACCAACCTCCATTTCTTGagcttttgatatttttgtgcTTGCACAATGCGATTGAAAGCCTTTCACCTGATGCTCAGTTTCAGTTCCACTATCTGTTTCTTCCTCCTCATCCTCGCCCTCATCGGTGTCTTCAACAATTTCTTCTTCAGAGCAATTAAGATCAATTTTAGCTCTTTCTTCTGTCACATTTACCTTATTATCAGATTCTTCTTGTTCTGTCTCTTCTTCTAATTCTGGTATCCCTTCTTCTTCTCGGACCTGCCTTATACCCCCAATGTCATCATCCATGGCTGTCTCATCAAGACTATTACGTGCTGCATAGCCATAGTAGTCTAGTGATGAAAAAGGATTCCAGAAGAAATCCCATTGGGATGTTTGAGGTGAAGGTGGAGGAATATTAGGCCTATTGTTCGGGGAATAAGAGAAGAATGAAGAACTCATAGGTGAGGATTGCATTGCAAAGAAGCCATCAATCCCAAAATGGTGCGCCGGAGAGTAAGCTTCAACTCGGACAGTCTCCGGTGATTGAGGTCTCTCCTCAACCAACACAGCTGGCTCTCCACTCGGTCTAAGGTAATTTACTTTCAAACGTGAATTAGGCCGAGACTGAATTGGTGTTGATGATAAACATTTGGGTGAAATTGTGATGAAGCTGGGACTGGTTTTCTTTACAGGTGTGAAAGGTGGGGTTATGAATGAATCTAACAAGAACTCACGAGGCTCGTCTCCTTCGATGTAATCACGAAGAGCAGCTGAAACTCTTTTTAAGGACTGGATATAAGCCAAGTGTCCAGAAGCCAATCGTCTTCTCTGCTCAACAGCTTGTTTGATGAATCTCTTTCGATCTTTGCAAAGCTGTATTGCCTCTTCATCATCTAGCTTTGATGTGGAACATCCCATCTCCCACTTTTGCTTTCCGTTTCCCTTTTCACtctacaaatttttcttcagccTTGAATTGAAATGGAAATTTCCCACCAGACTCATAAGGATTATTTCCAGGCCtttttggaaggaaatgaaGTTTAGTAACTCAAAAAATGTGGAGAGCAagcaaaaaaaacaacaaagcagAACAGGAAAAGGATATCTTGAGATTGAATTGACATGCAAAAAGAACAATTTCAAAAGGCTTGGGTGCTTTTCTTAATTACCAAGTCATAGAGATGGCTTCAAAAGATTTGAAATTTACAAAGCAGAATGAAGAAACGGAGATTCTGTTGAGCCTTCTCTACAAATTCTCCACAAACCCAAGAACTCAACTAGCTTTAAATCATTCATAAGCTACATCAACGACAGGATTgtttggaaaagaaataaataaataaaaagtaggaacaaagaaagaaagaaagaaagaaagagagcgTGGAACTTTTGACCAACAAGTCATTTGCAAAACAACCAGCTAGACCCCAAATCTGTGGataaatttgtttaaaaatgtaTGGGTTTACGtttatcaaattaaattttgtgttgaattgaACAAAATGCTTAAAATGATCAAAATTACAGGCTTATTATAAACtaagaaaacagtaaagaaaagcCTGAAAATATTAATGCATAAATTCAAAAGAAGTAAATAATTGAGAAGAGAATACCATCCAAAAGGAGAAAGAAACTCTGAAAAGAATAAATGGGCAATTGGTAGCACAGCAAAAGCAGATAAAGGTTTAAAGTAGAGAgataaagaaatagaaacaaaaagaagaaaaagaaaacccatttGCAGAAGTCACATGGTGAAGCCTGCAACTGTCCTAAACCAGAACTGGAAAAGAGGAGGatattttaattacattaaGCCCCGtttgaattataaaaaaataaaataaaattctcagtgaaaattatgtttaagagtcaagaaaaatatgaaaattaaaacaTCAAAGCATAAAACCAATTCCAAAATGAAATTGTTTAGGACTAATGCCACTTCAAAAGCTAGTGAAACCAAAAGTTCGTAGATATCCAGACTTATAATGGGCAGTAAatgttagaaaagaaaaaaagaaaaagaaaaagaaaaagaagaacaaggaaAATCAGTAGTAGTTAAAGTTAGATGAACAAAAAAGGTTGACACCCATTATCCacctatttaaaaaaattagaaatatatTTATGAGAATTTGGTGGGATTAAGATTTCGAATGTGACATGCAGACTCTGCTATAAagaaattccgttaaattttgaatagtcaaaaataaaatcaatttgagattaaaaaaagaatatttatatatattccatttctgaaaacatgaaaattggagtcatttaaccaaaaaaaaaaaaaaaaacccatttcaaAAACTAACCTATTCAAAACATAGCCTCTTTAGAAAATCAAAGTAGAAAGCCCtggaaaacagaaaaataattcacaaatAAAACTTACATCAACTAGTAAAAAGAAACTTACAGAAGATCGAagaagaatttgaaaaaaagactACCCATTTCAGAAAATAATATGATCTATTTAAAGAATTTTGAAGATTCAACTTCACATGATTGAAATTATCGGTACTAGTATCTACTGCTGGAAAATGCTGAAATTTAAGAGGACAAGAAGCTAGAGATTcaaacaacaaagaaatttgaagaagagaaaaggcCGGACGTTTAGAATGATCGATTGAGAATTTGTACAAGAGTTGAAAAACATAAAGCTCAGAATGCATTAGAGTGTAGAAGCATACCTGTATATTGCGGGCGGGGGGAGGGGGATTAAGAGGATGGAGCTtgatcacagagagagagagagagagaagagacgTTGAGAAAAGTAACggtcaaaagaaacaaaatataaaaagttcgAGGTTGGCGAGCTAATAAAGGGAGAATATGACAGCTCAAACCTTGCCCTTCATGCTCGATCAAATTTCATCAGTGCCACTCTCTCACAATTTTCCTTTTCTCAGAATGACCATGATACCCATGAATAATAGCACCGTTGATTATTGGGGTTAACtcaaattacaaatcattctaCGTtgtactataattacaaatcattccctGAACCCGTATTTCATCCACCAAGTAAACAAAGTCTGTTAGtaaattacaata
Coding sequences within:
- the LOC133872014 gene encoding protein ROLLING AND ERECT LEAF 2-like, whose protein sequence is MGCSTSKLDDEEAIQLCKDRKRFIKQAVEQRRRLASGHLAYIQSLKRVSAALRDYIEGDEPREFLLDSFITPPFTPVKKTSPSFITISPKCLSSTPIQSRPNSRLKVNYLRPSGEPAVLVEERPQSPETVRVEAYSPAHHFGIDGFFAMQSSPMSSSFFSYSPNNRPNIPPPSPQTSQWDFFWNPFSSLDYYGYAARNSLDETAMDDDIGGIRQVREEEGIPELEEETEQEESDNKVNVTEERAKIDLNCSEEEIVEDTDEGEDEEEETDSGTETEHQVKGFQSHCASTKISKAQEMEVGDQEEAKEETPGFTVYVNQRPTSMAEVVKDLETQFMIICNSANEVSALLEASRAQYASTSNEITAMKMLNPVALFRSASSRSSSSRFLVNSSSSRDEGYESSSDLSEEPCMYSGSHQSTLDRLFAWEKKLYEEVKSGERVRISYEKKCKQLRNQDVKGDDPSAVDKTRAAIRDLHTQIKVSIHSIEAVSKRIETLRDEELQPQLLELAKGLARMWKVMAECHQSQKRTLDEAKLLLAGMPSKLDGKRHSSMSITEPQRAARSAANLETELRNWRACFESWITSQRSYVHALTGWLLRCVQSDPNTSQVLCSPPRSSGTLPIFGLCIQWSKFLDAILEMPVLDGLDFFAAGMGSLYTQQVREDSHRAPVGSKRYGSGLLEESGGNMKMVEVGQVEEVIMTAEKMAEVAIRVLCAGMSVAMSSLTEFAVGSAEGYALLVNQWENSTNGAA